The Flavobacteriales bacterium DNA window TTGAGGACGATCCTGTACTTGATCATCAGGCGAAGAATTTCTCGACCTTATTGATGCATTCCGGTTTGGAAAGCACTACGACCAAGTCCTTTTCTCGGAAGAGGAAATCCCTATCAGGAATGATCCCGACCCCATCGCGTATCACACCACCTATACGCGCACCCTTGGGAAATTTGATCTTGCTGATACTCTTGTGATGGATCGCATCAGTGGGATTCACTTCGAATTCCAATACC harbors:
- a CDS encoding Trk system potassium transporter TrkA; this translates as TAKNHGVRKTIALVENMDYIHISQGVGVDTMINKRLIAANFIFRYIRKGDVMAMAGLHGADCEVLEFEVNPTDAIHHKSISKIKFPKGARIGGVIRDGVGIIPDRDFLFREKDLVVVLSKPECINKVEKFFA